In the Candidatus Electrothrix sp. GW3-4 genome, one interval contains:
- a CDS encoding sulfotransferase domain-containing protein gives MSGLPRSGTSMMMNILEAGGIPAITDHQRAADIDNPKGYYEYEQVKELPNGETKWLNNANGRAVKIISSLLQHLPEPYQYRIIIMERKIEEVLISQKKMLERRNEISDNVSDEELTTLFHDHLHQTEDWLQKHHHHVSCLRVSYNTVLKNPEVISRQINRFLGGGLDVRAMTSVIDPALYRNKKT, from the coding sequence GTGTCAGGCCTGCCCCGTTCCGGCACCTCTATGATGATGAACATACTCGAAGCTGGCGGAATTCCAGCAATAACAGATCACCAGAGAGCGGCAGACATTGACAATCCTAAGGGATATTATGAATATGAACAGGTCAAAGAGCTTCCAAACGGAGAGACCAAATGGCTGAACAACGCCAATGGCAGAGCAGTAAAAATCATCTCATCCCTCTTGCAACATCTACCGGAGCCCTACCAATACCGAATCATTATTATGGAACGAAAAATTGAGGAAGTCCTGATATCACAAAAAAAAATGTTAGAGCGACGTAACGAGATCTCTGACAATGTAAGTGATGAAGAGTTGACGACGCTCTTTCATGACCACCTCCACCAAACTGAAGATTGGTTACAGAAACATCATCATCATGTTTCCTGTCTCAGAGTAAGCTATAATACCGTCCTTAAAAACCCAGAGGTCATCAGCAGGCAAATTAACAGGTTTCTCGGAGGTGGCCTTGATGTCAGGGCCATGACATCCGTTATCGACCCTGCTCTCTACCGTAACAAAAAAACATGA
- a CDS encoding radical SAM protein has product MKISLISPYTDVTAIGVRILSAVLRQAGHETQLIMLPDAFRDKTVCRDAPHYNQKIIRQLSELCRGSGLVGISLMTNFFAHAIEITTGLREVLQIPIIWGGVHPTVRPEECLEYADMVCIGEGEDALVTLVNRLEKNEPYTDIPGICYTLDGQMAKNPVQSPEPNIDRFPFPDYSMKDHHILSENMIVPMTNEIIKKKLQREALFERLGFIGYQTMTSRGCPFACTYCINDMLNRMYGNKKKLRWRSVDNLIEELILVRKQMPHVNFIRFSDDEFFARKPEELAYFAVEYKKKIDLPFSCLLSPMSVTRDKMAMMVDAGLVLVQMGVQSGSEKMQRLFNRKMMHNQRMMQTMQIINEFKEKIYPPSYDFILDVPEETDEDILDSLRFISKIPKPYRLNVFGLIPYPGTQMYNLAKQQGLIRNEQDQIYRRFFAMRKINYFNLLFAFCRMGRCPHFLLKLLISRPAIFLFNNRIFLPCIRLFYTSGKKIRPQTS; this is encoded by the coding sequence TTGAAGATTTCACTTATTTCCCCTTATACTGACGTTACAGCAATTGGAGTACGTATTCTGTCCGCCGTACTCAGGCAGGCCGGTCATGAAACCCAATTGATCATGCTACCTGATGCCTTTAGAGATAAAACTGTTTGTCGCGATGCTCCGCATTATAATCAAAAGATCATCAGGCAGTTGTCCGAACTGTGCAGGGGCAGTGGGCTGGTGGGGATTTCTCTGATGACAAATTTTTTTGCTCATGCCATTGAGATTACCACCGGGCTGCGTGAGGTACTACAGATTCCGATCATCTGGGGAGGGGTTCATCCCACAGTACGACCAGAAGAATGTCTGGAGTATGCTGACATGGTCTGTATTGGTGAGGGAGAAGATGCGCTCGTTACCTTGGTAAACCGGCTGGAGAAGAACGAACCCTACACCGATATTCCAGGTATCTGCTATACCCTCGACGGGCAGATGGCAAAAAATCCCGTGCAGTCCCCTGAACCGAATATAGACCGTTTTCCCTTTCCTGATTACAGCATGAAGGACCATCATATCTTGTCGGAGAACATGATCGTCCCCATGACCAATGAAATTATTAAAAAAAAGCTACAACGAGAAGCGTTGTTTGAGCGTCTCGGTTTCATAGGATATCAGACTATGACGAGCCGAGGCTGTCCGTTTGCCTGCACCTACTGCATAAATGATATGCTTAACCGGATGTATGGCAATAAAAAAAAGCTCCGCTGGCGTTCTGTGGACAATCTCATAGAGGAACTGATACTGGTCAGGAAGCAGATGCCCCATGTTAATTTCATCCGGTTCTCAGATGATGAATTTTTTGCCCGCAAACCCGAAGAACTGGCTTATTTTGCAGTAGAGTACAAGAAAAAGATCGATCTGCCGTTTTCCTGCCTGCTCAGTCCCATGTCGGTAACCAGAGATAAAATGGCCATGATGGTTGACGCCGGTCTTGTTCTGGTCCAGATGGGTGTTCAAAGTGGCAGCGAAAAAATGCAGCGACTTTTCAACCGAAAGATGATGCATAATCAGCGAATGATGCAGACCATGCAGATCATCAATGAATTCAAAGAAAAAATTTATCCTCCGAGTTATGACTTTATTTTAGACGTGCCAGAGGAAACAGATGAAGATATCCTGGACAGCCTGCGTTTTATTTCCAAAATTCCGAAACCATACCGTCTCAATGTCTTCGGGTTAATCCCCTATCCCGGAACCCAAATGTACAACCTTGCCAAACAGCAGGGGTTAATTCGGAATGAGCAGGACCAGATCTACAGGCGTTTCTTTGCGATGAGAAAAATTAACTATTTCAATCTGCTCTTTGCATTCTGTCGCATGGGGAGGTGTCCGCATTTTCTTTTGAAACTGCTTATCAGCAGACCGGCTATCTTTCTCTTTAACAACAGGATATTTCTCCCCTGCATTCGCCTGTTTTATACAAGTGGAAAAAAAATTCGTCCCCAGACCTCATAA
- a CDS encoding bile acid:sodium symporter, which produces MRQRFLPLGLILAAIFALTLPQAGLLLAEQGGIKLTILIIFLVSGYQTSTAGIPLNKGLLHVFLVAAAISLLLAPLLGLAIGTLLALPSSLMIGLLIICAAPPTLSSGIVITGLSGGNTVLALLLTISLNLTGILTLPIVLHFCLKASGPVSINQWALFSKMLLLVLLPFLLGKLLRTVLNKQKISAHWGYVNSSCVILAVYISLAMSRQEFFRTGLGEYLAVLYSVALIHLLLLALNTLAAKALRLPSADAKALLFVASQKTLPVSLAVLAGLHQDTGNAVVVCLLFHFSQLLIDSVLASRLRSREEQAV; this is translated from the coding sequence ATGCGCCAACGCTTCCTCCCCCTTGGCCTGATCCTCGCCGCGATTTTCGCCCTGACCCTGCCACAGGCAGGCCTTCTGCTTGCCGAGCAGGGCGGCATCAAACTCACTATCCTTATTATTTTTCTGGTTAGCGGTTACCAGACCAGCACTGCCGGGATACCGCTCAACAAAGGCCTCCTCCATGTCTTCCTGGTCGCAGCAGCAATCTCTCTGCTGCTGGCCCCCTTGCTTGGCCTGGCAATAGGTACCCTGCTTGCCCTACCCTCTTCGCTCATGATTGGGCTCCTTATCATTTGTGCGGCCCCCCCCACCCTGTCCTCCGGGATTGTGATTACCGGGCTGAGCGGCGGCAATACCGTCTTGGCCCTGCTGCTCACCATTAGCCTTAATCTTACCGGCATCCTGACCCTGCCCATCGTCCTTCATTTCTGTCTCAAGGCCAGCGGACCCGTCTCAATTAACCAATGGGCCCTGTTCAGCAAGATGCTGCTTTTGGTGCTGCTGCCCTTTCTTCTCGGCAAGCTCCTCAGAACTGTATTGAATAAACAAAAAATCTCTGCACACTGGGGCTATGTCAATTCCAGCTGTGTGATCCTGGCGGTCTATATTTCACTGGCGATGTCCAGACAGGAATTCTTCCGCACCGGTTTAGGGGAATACCTTGCCGTGCTTTATTCGGTCGCCCTGATCCATCTCCTCCTCCTGGCCCTCAACACCTTGGCAGCAAAGGCGCTCCGGCTTCCTTCAGCAGATGCAAAGGCCCTGCTCTTTGTTGCCTCGCAAAAGACCCTGCCCGTCAGTCTGGCTGTGCTCGCAGGCCTGCACCAGGATACAGGCAATGCTGTGGTTGTCTGCCTGCTCTTTCATTTTAGCCAGCTGCTTATAGACTCGGTTTTGGCCTCCCGGCTCCGCTCCAGGGAAGAACAGGCTGTATAG
- a CDS encoding YkgJ family cysteine cluster protein encodes MSDTKGADMENDFTQGTNKNPSNIMPEKLTLDSPLQFECHPGVSCFTACCHNIQIVLTPYDILILRKRLNIPAHEFIVQYTEPTYLEKTDMPGVQIKLTEDKKACPFVTPEGCSVYEDRPTSCRYYPVGMADFHEGGEDVKEDKFFFLVKEPHCKGFEEPKKWTIGEWRDDQGVDLRDEMNKEWLRLVMRRKSFGHQANLSEAAQRMFFMASTDLDHFRRFVFESSFLDSYEVDQETVEKIKEDDVALMLFSFQYLANTLFGAEGLKLRKEKIEEKVEEIKQRQDDSLRQVEKEYMQLKAERERLKQEEDARKKG; translated from the coding sequence ATGAGCGATACCAAAGGCGCTGATATGGAAAATGATTTTACGCAGGGGACGAATAAGAATCCATCCAATATCATGCCTGAAAAGTTAACCCTGGATTCACCATTGCAGTTTGAATGCCATCCAGGGGTCAGCTGTTTTACGGCCTGCTGCCATAATATACAGATTGTCCTGACACCGTACGATATTTTGATCCTGCGGAAACGGTTGAATATCCCTGCTCACGAATTTATAGTACAATATACCGAGCCAACGTATCTGGAAAAAACCGATATGCCCGGTGTGCAGATAAAGCTGACTGAGGATAAAAAGGCCTGCCCTTTTGTCACTCCGGAAGGATGCTCTGTGTATGAGGATCGGCCCACATCCTGTCGTTATTATCCCGTGGGTATGGCTGATTTTCATGAAGGAGGCGAGGACGTCAAAGAAGATAAGTTCTTTTTCCTGGTTAAAGAGCCCCATTGTAAGGGTTTTGAAGAGCCGAAAAAATGGACCATCGGAGAATGGCGGGATGATCAGGGTGTTGATCTCCGTGATGAAATGAATAAGGAATGGCTCCGCCTGGTGATGCGGCGCAAATCTTTTGGGCATCAGGCCAATCTGTCTGAAGCGGCCCAGAGGATGTTCTTTATGGCTTCCACAGACCTGGACCATTTCCGCCGCTTTGTGTTTGAAAGCTCCTTTCTTGACTCCTATGAAGTTGATCAGGAGACCGTGGAAAAAATTAAGGAAGACGATGTCGCCCTGATGCTCTTTTCCTTTCAGTACCTTGCCAATACACTGTTCGGCGCTGAGGGCCTGAAACTGAGAAAAGAGAAGATAGAGGAAAAGGTCGAGGAGATAAAGCAGCGTCAGGATGATTCGCTGCGTCAGGTTGAAAAGGAGTATATGCAGCTTAAGGCTGAGCGTGAACGGCTCAAGCAGGAAGAGGACGCTCGGAAAAAGGGCTGA
- a CDS encoding histidinol-phosphatase, with translation MPDLPLLNITEDHHVHTRYCNHAVGEMEEYVLAAIAKGLRSLTFLEHLECGLSYSPQIWLTPELFQRYFEEGEQLREKYRGQITVRLGAEIGYTPGAVDKLLAMLDAFPFAHRGLSCHFFFDGKEHLNMLSRRTDHIQKIEEFGSEPILDAYFRNLIQGCQDIPCDKLCHLDAALRHNAPVLTAHHHALIKELFAVMLEKDIALEVNTSGYELRPQPYPALPLIHQARQLGIPLIIGSDAHRPEQVGRYFERVQAELGQQA, from the coding sequence ATGCCTGATTTACCACTACTTAATATAACCGAAGACCATCACGTCCATACCCGCTACTGTAACCATGCTGTCGGGGAGATGGAAGAATATGTCCTGGCAGCCATTGCAAAAGGGCTGCGCAGTCTCACCTTTTTGGAGCATCTGGAATGCGGTCTCAGCTACAGCCCACAGATCTGGCTGACACCAGAGCTGTTCCAGCGATATTTTGAGGAAGGGGAACAACTCCGGGAGAAATACAGGGGTCAAATCACGGTCAGACTGGGGGCAGAGATTGGCTATACCCCAGGAGCGGTGGACAAGCTGCTCGCCATGCTGGATGCCTTTCCCTTTGCCCATCGTGGGCTCTCCTGCCATTTCTTTTTTGATGGCAAAGAGCATCTCAACATGCTCAGTCGCCGCACCGATCATATCCAAAAAATAGAGGAATTCGGTTCAGAGCCCATCCTGGATGCCTATTTCAGGAACCTGATCCAGGGCTGTCAGGATATTCCCTGCGACAAACTCTGTCATCTAGATGCGGCCCTGCGCCATAATGCCCCGGTCCTGACCGCGCATCATCATGCGCTCATTAAAGAACTTTTTGCGGTGATGCTGGAAAAAGATATTGCTCTGGAGGTCAACACCTCGGGCTATGAGCTGCGCCCGCAGCCCTATCCAGCCCTGCCCTTGATCCACCAGGCCCGGCAGCTGGGCATTCCCCTGATTATCGGCTCTGATGCCCATCGCCCTGAGCAGGTGGGGCGTTATTTTGAGAGGGTACAGGCAGAATTGGGGCAGCAGGCCTGA
- a CDS encoding formylglycine-generating enzyme family protein: MIDESKRWPESFPDRWASEWGEDEHGLWMAFHYKKIRHVLRWLEPGAFMMGSPQDEPERESLGRDETLHQVTLSEGFWLGATTVTQELWQAVVGDNPSRFQGAQRPVERVSWEDAQEFMVQLNKEIPGLEVMLPTEAQWEYACRAGTTTPFFFGANISTDQVNYDGNHPYADGKKGEFRKETVEVKTLPCNDWGLYQMHGNVWEWCQDWLDDYPADPVIDPLGPSDGHDRVCRGGSWILYGGLCRSASRRRLTPDYRYDFLGFRLARGRTSQAG, encoded by the coding sequence ATGATCGACGAATCCAAACGCTGGCCGGAATCCTTTCCTGATCGTTGGGCCTCAGAATGGGGCGAGGACGAACACGGGTTGTGGATGGCCTTTCATTATAAAAAGATCCGCCATGTTCTGCGCTGGCTTGAGCCGGGGGCTTTTATGATGGGGTCGCCACAGGATGAGCCGGAGCGGGAGTCTTTGGGAAGAGATGAAACACTGCATCAGGTCACCTTGAGTGAAGGATTTTGGCTCGGTGCCACCACGGTGACCCAGGAACTGTGGCAGGCTGTGGTTGGAGATAATCCCAGCCGGTTTCAGGGAGCGCAACGCCCGGTGGAGCGAGTAAGTTGGGAGGATGCGCAGGAGTTTATGGTCCAGCTCAATAAGGAGATTCCCGGCCTTGAGGTGATGCTGCCCACCGAGGCCCAATGGGAATATGCCTGCCGGGCTGGAACCACTACTCCATTTTTCTTTGGTGCAAATATCAGTACGGATCAAGTCAATTACGATGGTAATCATCCGTACGCTGATGGTAAGAAAGGAGAGTTTCGTAAGGAAACAGTTGAGGTCAAGACCTTGCCCTGCAACGACTGGGGTCTGTATCAGATGCATGGTAATGTTTGGGAATGGTGTCAGGATTGGCTGGATGATTATCCAGCAGATCCTGTTATCGATCCTTTAGGTCCTTCAGATGGCCATGACCGTGTGTGTCGCGGGGGCTCCTGGATCCTCTACGGCGGGCTCTGCCGTTCTGCCAGCCGCCGCAGGCTCACGCCGGATTACCGTTACGACTTCCTTGGTTTTCGCCTTGCCCGAGGTCGAACAAGTCAAGCAGGATAG
- a CDS encoding Uma2 family endonuclease, whose protein sequence is MKAQTVQEGVRLQDYLAGEQQTEIRHEYINGTTHAMGGASASHNLIAGNVFAVLHAAARNSPCQVFMADMKVYLKIAGEDVFYYPDLLVSCDPEDNEEYYRTRPCLIVEVLSPTTERIDRREKFMAYTSLPSLQEYVLIAQDRQAVMVFRKKNTWKPELFQAREQFSSDCLECTLPIAEVYHGVEL, encoded by the coding sequence ATGAAAGCACAGACAGTACAAGAGGGAGTACGTCTTCAGGACTATCTTGCCGGAGAGCAGCAGACCGAAATCCGGCATGAATACATCAACGGCACCACCCATGCTATGGGCGGGGCAAGTGCGTCCCACAACCTGATTGCTGGCAATGTGTTTGCTGTCCTGCATGCAGCGGCCCGCAACAGTCCCTGCCAGGTCTTTATGGCAGACATGAAGGTTTATCTCAAGATTGCGGGAGAAGATGTCTTTTACTACCCGGACCTGCTGGTCAGCTGTGACCCGGAGGATAACGAAGAATACTACCGCACCCGTCCCTGCCTGATCGTTGAGGTGCTTTCCCCGACAACCGAGCGTATTGATCGGCGGGAGAAATTCATGGCCTACACCTCGCTCCCCTCATTGCAGGAGTATGTCCTTATTGCGCAGGATCGGCAGGCGGTCATGGTCTTTCGGAAAAAAAATACGTGGAAGCCGGAGCTGTTCCAGGCCAGGGAGCAGTTTTCTTCTGATTGTCTGGAGTGTACGCTTCCGATTGCGGAGGTTTATCACGGGGTGGAGTTGTGA
- a CDS encoding type II toxin-antitoxin system Phd/YefM family antitoxin, translated as MREITANKFRAALKSCADQSIADHEPLRVTRKRGKDFVIIGAEDWEQIQETLYVLQNTSLMQQIKQSLLTRRSGKGYSPTKEQLDEINNI; from the coding sequence ATGCGTGAAATTACAGCAAATAAATTTCGAGCTGCTTTGAAAAGTTGTGCAGACCAAAGCATTGCCGACCATGAACCGCTACGAGTAACCCGTAAACGCGGCAAAGATTTTGTTATCATCGGGGCGGAAGATTGGGAACAAATTCAGGAAACGCTGTACGTTCTCCAAAACACCTCACTCATGCAACAGATCAAACAATCTCTGCTAACCCGTCGAAGTGGAAAGGGCTATTCTCCGACCAAAGAGCAGCTTGATGAGATCAATAATATTTGA
- a CDS encoding Txe/YoeB family addiction module toxin, producing MRSIIFEGKTWAEYEQLRSKDKRVHKNLCRILQEMQRNDPAQGLGKPEPLKHDLTGLWSRRISHKDRLIYTFDEQSISIFAIGGHYDNIR from the coding sequence ATGAGATCAATAATATTTGAAGGCAAGACTTGGGCCGAGTACGAACAACTGCGGAGCAAGGACAAGAGGGTGCATAAGAATCTCTGTCGTATTCTTCAGGAAATGCAACGAAACGATCCTGCTCAGGGCCTTGGGAAACCGGAGCCGCTGAAACACGATCTCACCGGCCTGTGGTCACGAAGGATCTCTCATAAAGATCGCCTGATTTACACCTTTGATGAACAGAGCATCTCTATTTTCGCCATTGGTGGACATTACGACAACATCAGATAA
- the hisD gene encoding histidinol dehydrogenase: MTIRIESYATDQGKKSMEGLRDRFALADSNCAQAVTDILEQVRSQGDEAVLEYTRRFDAPELSLEEFKVSEEEFAQAAKEVDEGFRTTLSFAAERIRLFHEREMEESWMLTRDDGTITGRLVRPVDSAGLYVPGGQGGSTPLVSSVLMNAIPAGIAGVQQRIMMTPPNKEGKIAPALLMAAKEVGITEVYKAGSAWAIAALAFGTESVPAVDVIVGPGNQFVTEAKRQVMGRVRIDMIAGPSEVLIVADQAANPAYIAADMLAQAEHDPMALALLLTTETSVAEAVKAELEKQLPNLTREDIARTSLQQRGLILVVENVEEGIQLANEIAIEHLELQVAEPWQWLPMIKHAGAIFLGPHTPEAAGDYVAGPNHVLPTMGTARISSALGVETFLKKSSIISYSRQALLNDADHIQRLANLEGLSAHANSVAVRTKEQG, from the coding sequence ATGACCATTCGTATTGAAAGCTATGCAACAGACCAGGGAAAAAAGAGCATGGAGGGGCTGCGGGACCGTTTTGCCCTTGCTGACAGCAATTGCGCCCAGGCCGTGACCGATATCCTGGAGCAGGTGCGCAGCCAGGGCGATGAGGCAGTGCTGGAGTATACCCGCCGTTTCGATGCCCCGGAGCTGAGCCTGGAAGAATTCAAGGTGAGCGAGGAAGAATTTGCCCAGGCCGCCAAGGAGGTTGATGAGGGGTTTAGGACAACCCTGAGTTTTGCTGCCGAGCGGATTCGTCTGTTTCATGAGCGGGAGATGGAAGAGTCTTGGATGCTGACCCGTGACGACGGCACCATCACCGGCCGCCTGGTGAGGCCGGTGGATTCAGCGGGTCTCTACGTGCCAGGCGGGCAGGGCGGCTCCACCCCCCTGGTCTCCTCGGTGTTGATGAATGCCATTCCCGCCGGTATTGCCGGGGTGCAGCAGCGAATTATGATGACCCCGCCCAATAAGGAGGGCAAGATTGCCCCGGCCCTGCTCATGGCAGCTAAAGAAGTGGGGATTACCGAGGTCTATAAAGCTGGCTCTGCCTGGGCCATTGCCGCCCTGGCCTTTGGCACCGAATCCGTGCCTGCGGTGGATGTCATTGTCGGGCCGGGCAACCAGTTTGTCACCGAGGCCAAGAGACAGGTCATGGGCAGGGTGCGCATTGACATGATTGCCGGGCCCAGTGAGGTCCTGATCGTGGCGGATCAGGCCGCAAATCCGGCCTATATTGCCGCAGACATGCTGGCCCAGGCCGAGCATGATCCTATGGCCCTGGCCTTATTGCTGACCACGGAGACCTCTGTGGCTGAAGCAGTGAAGGCAGAGCTGGAAAAGCAGTTGCCGAACCTGACTCGGGAGGATATTGCCCGAACCTCGTTGCAGCAGCGCGGCCTGATTCTGGTGGTGGAGAATGTGGAAGAAGGGATTCAGCTGGCGAACGAGATTGCCATTGAGCATCTGGAGCTCCAGGTGGCAGAGCCTTGGCAGTGGTTACCCATGATCAAACATGCTGGTGCGATCTTCCTTGGCCCTCATACCCCGGAGGCAGCAGGCGATTATGTGGCTGGTCCCAACCATGTCCTGCCGACCATGGGTACGGCCCGCATTTCCTCGGCCCTGGGGGTGGAGACCTTTCTCAAGAAGAGTTCTATTATCTCCTATTCCCGCCAGGCCCTGCTCAACGATGCTGATCATATCCAGCGGCTGGCAAATCTGGAAGGACTCAGTGCCCATGCCAATTCTGTGGCGGTGCGGACCAAGGAGCAGGGTTAG
- a CDS encoding DUF2058 family protein, whose translation MGNPLQDQLLKAGLVTKKQANKAKQEQYVQGKKKKKGKATRKTGRKPITKAEIARAAEVARNKQLSRQQAEERKEHEKQAQIKQLVMQNRVERDEKNGQAYHFALGKKIHRIFVAEEMIDRLCQGQLGIVQLTDSFEVVPAKVVRQVAERDKEAVVSLREPSEEEDWW comes from the coding sequence ATGGGAAACCCTCTTCAGGACCAGCTGCTCAAGGCAGGACTGGTAACGAAAAAACAGGCCAATAAGGCCAAGCAGGAACAGTACGTTCAGGGCAAAAAGAAAAAAAAAGGCAAGGCTACCCGCAAGACGGGCAGAAAACCGATTACTAAGGCCGAGATTGCTCGGGCTGCTGAAGTGGCCCGCAATAAGCAACTCAGTCGCCAGCAGGCTGAGGAAAGAAAGGAGCATGAGAAGCAGGCCCAGATTAAGCAGCTTGTCATGCAAAATCGTGTGGAACGGGACGAGAAGAACGGGCAGGCCTATCATTTTGCCCTGGGAAAAAAAATCCACCGTATTTTTGTAGCTGAAGAGATGATTGACCGTCTTTGTCAGGGGCAGCTCGGTATTGTGCAGCTTACTGACAGCTTTGAGGTGGTGCCTGCCAAGGTGGTTCGTCAGGTCGCAGAGCGCGATAAAGAGGCCGTGGTGTCTCTCCGGGAACCGAGTGAGGAAGAAGATTGGTGGTAA
- a CDS encoding hemolysin family protein codes for MFLELVLAVSFAVCTSAFCSLLEAVLYSLPMSRIELLGNTRPVASLILKKLKRNIDQPITAILTLNTIANTMGAAVAGAAAASVFGEDNLIWFSFFFTLVILLLSEILPKTIGVEFSSPLAPYIARPLQLMVVVLKPIILVCQAVTYLIPKSSGSQVSAEEVTAIARMSRQSGEIERDQEKVITNIIDLRNKTVRQVMTPRTVTFSLSREMTVAQAALLTDQWRIHSRVPVYGRDSNDVVGIVLSYEVMEAAAEGKLECRLEEIMQPVHFVPEIAPLNKVMLEFFEESQHLFVVVDEYGSVTGVISLEDILEEIIGREIVDESDRTQNMRALARATRKERALPSSDSSNGQRAKRLKKKEGR; via the coding sequence ATGTTTTTGGAACTTGTTCTTGCTGTCAGTTTTGCCGTGTGTACGTCCGCATTCTGTAGCCTGCTGGAAGCGGTGCTTTATTCTTTGCCCATGAGCCGTATTGAGCTGTTGGGAAATACCCGCCCGGTGGCCTCGCTTATTCTCAAAAAGTTGAAGAGGAATATAGATCAGCCCATTACCGCTATCCTCACCCTGAACACCATAGCCAATACAATGGGTGCTGCTGTTGCCGGGGCTGCTGCTGCCTCGGTTTTCGGAGAGGACAATCTGATCTGGTTTTCTTTCTTTTTCACCTTAGTTATCCTTTTACTGTCAGAGATTCTGCCCAAAACGATCGGGGTGGAGTTCAGCAGTCCCTTGGCGCCCTATATTGCCCGGCCTCTCCAGTTGATGGTGGTTGTTTTGAAACCGATCATCCTGGTGTGTCAGGCAGTGACCTATCTTATCCCCAAATCATCCGGCTCACAGGTCTCTGCGGAAGAGGTGACCGCCATTGCCCGCATGAGCCGACAATCCGGTGAAATAGAAAGGGACCAGGAAAAGGTGATCACCAATATAATTGATCTCCGCAATAAGACGGTGCGTCAGGTGATGACCCCGAGGACTGTCACCTTTAGCCTGAGCAGGGAAATGACGGTGGCTCAGGCTGCTTTGCTGACCGATCAATGGCGTATTCACAGCCGGGTTCCGGTTTATGGTAGAGACAGCAACGACGTGGTTGGTATAGTGCTCAGTTATGAGGTCATGGAGGCCGCAGCAGAGGGGAAGCTGGAATGCAGGCTGGAAGAGATTATGCAGCCTGTTCATTTTGTGCCGGAGATTGCCCCACTCAATAAGGTGATGTTGGAGTTTTTTGAAGAGAGTCAGCATCTCTTTGTGGTGGTGGATGAGTACGGCTCTGTGACCGGGGTGATCAGTCTGGAGGATATTTTGGAGGAGATCATTGGCCGAGAGATTGTTGATGAGTCGGACAGGACCCAGAATATGCGGGCCCTGGCCCGTGCGACCCGAAAGGAACGAGCCTTGCCGTCATCAGATTCCTCAAATGGGCAGAGGGCAAAGAGATTGAAGAAAAAAGAAGGCAGATAG